From the genome of Candidatus Manganitrophaceae bacterium:
CTCATCAAAGAAGTGATCCCCCTCCACACAAAATTGCCAAAAATGACCCAGGATCAACAGGAGGACTGCAAACCCTCTTAAAAGAAGACCCGTTTCCGGCGTGAGAAACTCCGCGTCGAGAGCGGACTTTTTATCCCGTTGGTGCAAAACAAAGGAAGCAATGAGTACGAGTGTTAAAATACAGAGTAATGCAAGGAGGGCATCATAAACCGGTATTTGATTCTGACTGTTTAAATAGGTGACAAACACGTTTTCCCTCAATGCGCTGCTTCCGTATATGAATGCTGATCAGTGTTAGTGTAGCATGAAGTGCGCTTTAGCGCGGTAGGTATCCAAGCAAAGTTGATGCGGGAAACCTCTGAAAAGGATATGCGATCGAATCGCGGTTGTGGCCGCTTTGATGGATCAAGCGATTGCAACCGAATCGGCCCTCTGCGGGTTGCGTCCTTCGGAAAGATTGTCTTAAAATTAAATCCGGTAAATATAGGGGCGATAAAAGGAGCGAGACGGCCCCGCTCATGAACTTGGAATCTCTCACAAAAGGTGTTGATCGGTGAAAGTTTTTCATTGTGACCATTGTCAGCAGTTGGTTTTCTTCGAGAACACCCGATGTGTCCAGTGTGATCGCCTATTGGCTTTTCTGCCCGACCTCGGCGTCGTTGGATCGCTCGACCCCGCCGGCGGGAACCAATGGCGGTCGCCGCTTCCTGAAGCCGAGGGAAAGGGGTATCGCCTCTGCGCAAACTACAGTCAGGAAAGCGTCTGTAATTGGGCCGTCCCGTCCGACGACCCACATCCGTTCTGCCAATCGTGCCGGCTCACCCAGGTGATTCCGAACCTCTCCCAGCCGGGACACAAAGAGGCGTGGTTCAAGCTGGAGTCGGCGAAGCGGCGGCTCGTCTACAGCCTCGTGACGCTCGGATGTCCTATCAACAGTAAGAGCGACGACCCGGAACGGGGCCTCTCTTATCAGTTTTTAGCCGATCTGGAGACGCCGGGCGCCGATCCGGTCCTTACCGGCCATGCCGACGGCGTCATCACCATCAACGTGGCGGAGGCCGACGATGCAGAACGGGAGCGGCGCCGGCAGCAGCTGCATGAGCCGTATCGTACCCTTCTTGGCCATTTTCGCCATGAGGTCGGTCACTATTATTGGGACCGGCTGGTTCAAAACAGCCCCCGGATCGACCCGTTTCGAAAATTATTTGGAGACGAGCGGAAGGATTACAAGCGGTCTCTCCAAGAATATTATCAGCAAGGTCCGCCGACCGACTGGCAGCAGCGCTTTGTCAGCGCCTATGCCGGCGCCCACCCCTGGGAGGACTGGGCGGAAACCTGGGCGCATTACCTCCATATGACCGACACCCTTGAGACGGCGGCCGACTGCGGGCTGTCGCTCCGGCCGAAGCGCCCAAACGAGCCGGTGCTCAAGGCGACCTTTTCTCCGGCTCCTTCCGGGGAGTTTGATCAGTTGATCGACCACTGGTTCCCCTTAACCTACCTGCTCAATAACCTCAATCGCGGCCTTGGATTGCCGGATGGGTATCCCTTCGTTCTCTCCACCCCGGCGATCGACAAGTTGCGGTTCGTTCATGAGACGATTCGTGCGACATCGATTACGACCGTTCAGCGGTAACAGATCGCCGCTTT
Proteins encoded in this window:
- a CDS encoding putative zinc-binding peptidase, yielding MKVFHCDHCQQLVFFENTRCVQCDRLLAFLPDLGVVGSLDPAGGNQWRSPLPEAEGKGYRLCANYSQESVCNWAVPSDDPHPFCQSCRLTQVIPNLSQPGHKEAWFKLESAKRRLVYSLVTLGCPINSKSDDPERGLSYQFLADLETPGADPVLTGHADGVITINVAEADDAERERRRQQLHEPYRTLLGHFRHEVGHYYWDRLVQNSPRIDPFRKLFGDERKDYKRSLQEYYQQGPPTDWQQRFVSAYAGAHPWEDWAETWAHYLHMTDTLETAADCGLSLRPKRPNEPVLKATFSPAPSGEFDQLIDHWFPLTYLLNNLNRGLGLPDGYPFVLSTPAIDKLRFVHETIRATSITTVQR